A single region of the Drosophila miranda strain MSH22 chromosome 2, D.miranda_PacBio2.1, whole genome shotgun sequence genome encodes:
- the LOC108156149 gene encoding uncharacterized protein DDB_G0283357 → MAANEIMTPTVNANCQYSTRYCWEAEKVKSLIRLRAELSPLFTGKRNASKYAWAVVERELNVPLPLSKIIKKWNNLLQEYKAIKMSEEPKRREWPFFTLMDVYFSDQVNDPSLRLFSSTKTLKETLDDSVFEDDPIIASAIAAATSGAYMDIDELIRRQKDRAALAAERKLAAAASGAAGDYKYELKPMLPNSKFNSNSEMVKLSKSVDDLSMQQYKIKQELMRQREQEQQENMVKIKQHARQQQQQQQQAQQQAQQQAQQQQQQRFMSHQPALSPHPHRLSSSSTPPGLQHALQQQQQQQQQFAARQQAYQAQIHTPPQSHMQQQQQQHHHQLAHPHQPPTPRPSSPPTTAQQIHITATQHQAAQQQLHQQQQQHQQQQQTLKQQQQQPYTDPNTIDQYLLSWNNFHGNMCRGFHSLQKDEKMVDVTIAAGGKIFKAHKLVLSVCSPYFQQIFLENPSSHPILLMADVEAGHMAGLLDFMYSGQVNVKYEDLPVFLKVAEAMKIKGLHTEKNLDSDASDISSPHESDGTECRYERGTHSVNITSGHATGYGGQPQHQSSPSPSHNGPNRCPTPLSSGGGGGGGAASYAGFREHIKSKATLAETFIKNLNRNNNNNSSSNNFNSNGGSINLTEAESNNSFAILQANSKKMLDSARKQHKYLAKRKILMHYNTELGAEKRLKEMERERERYPSAEQHDDALNNNHSHAHSQQESNIMEPITTIVPQTPPPATHNNSFKIRLVESHHLTNSGGNNNNKNNNNNNNNNNNSSNSGSNCHNDDEEALNLVQIPNANGSRARPQTPTRSTPTPTPTRTPTSTPTPDIQLIKREVEHDLSGEATQNNGHDEELLSGGYDRKYDDNNNSRAMDMETDSNNNNSSSGGGGDIGNNNNNNNGIALALGKHKLLSAINRSLELEQQQQQQQHAEEQEAEHNKNNSSNSHGEHDNDDNNNHSQHLDLSTIKNIATAEILCGLKSKVLKLEEEQREREREREREREREACRNLNSEIKNAE, encoded by the exons GGGAAGCAGAAAAAGTCAAATCTTTGATCAGATTACGGGCGGAACTGTCGCCTCTGTTCACGGGCAAGCGAAATGCCTCCAAATATGCCTGGGC CGTGGTTGAACGGGAGCTCAATGTGCCGCTGCCTCTGTCGAAGATCATCAAGAAATGGAACAATCTCCTGCAGGAGTACAAGGCCATCAAAATGTCGGAGGAGCCCAAGCGCCGCGAGTGGCCTTTTTTCACCCTGATGGATGTCTACTTCAGCGACCAGGTGAACGATCCCTCGCTGCGTCTCTTCTCGTCCACCAAGACCCTGAAGGAGACCCTCGACGACAGCGTCTTCGAGGATGATCCAATCATCGCCTCGGCCATTGCCGCGGCCACCAGCGGCGCCTACATGGACATCGATGAGCTGATCAGGCGGCAAAAGGACCGTGCCGCCCTGGCTGCCGAGCGGAAGCTGGCGGCAGCTGCCAGCGGAGCCGCTGGCGACTACAAATACGAGCTGAAGCCGATGCTCCCGAACAGCAAGttcaacagcaacagcgagaTGGTGAAGCTGTCCAAGAGCGTGGACGATCTGTCCATGCAGCAGTACAAAATCAAGCAGGAGCTGATGCGCCAGCgcgagcaggagcagcaggagaacATGGTCAAGATCAAGCAGCATGCTcgtcagcagcaacagcaacaacagcaggcCCAACAGCAGGCCCAGCAGcaggcacagcagcagcaacagcagcggttCATGAGCCACCAGCCGGCTTTATCGCCGCATCCACACCGCCTGTCGTCCTCGTCGACGCCACCGGGCCTGCAGCATGccctgcaacagcagcagcagcagcagcaacaatttgcGGCGCGCCAGCAAGCGTACCAGGCACAGATACACACTCCACCGCAATCGCacatgcaacagcagcagcagcagcatcaccaTCAGCTCGCTCATCCCCATCAACCGCCCACGCCGCGTCCCAGCTCGCCGCCCACCACGGCGCAGCAGATCCACATCACGGCCACCCAGCACCAGGCcgcccagcagcagctccaccagcagcagcagcagcaccagcagcagcagcagacgctcaagcagcagcagcagcagccgtacACAGATCCCAACACCATCGACCAGTATCTGCTGTCGTGGAATAACTTCCACGGCAACATGTGTCGCGGCTTCCACTCTCTGCAGAAGGACGAGAAAATGGTGGACGTCACCATTGCAGCCGGCGGCAAGATATTCAAGGCCCACAAACTG GTCCTGTCCGTTTGCAGTCCCTACTTCCAGCAGATCTTCCTGGAGAACCCATCGAGTCACCCCATCCTGCTGATGGCGGACGTGGAGGCCGGTCACATGGCCGGACTGCTCGACTTCATGTACAGCGGCCAGGTGAACGTTAAATACGAGGATCTGCCGGTGTTCCTCAAGGTGGCCGAGGCCATGAAGATCAAGGGGTTGCACACAGAG AAAAACCTGGACAGCGATGCCAGTGACATTAGTTCGCCGCATGAGAGCGACGGCACCGAGTGCCGGTATGAGCGGGGCACACATAGCGTCAATATAACCAGCGGACATGCCACCGGCTACGGCGGACAGCCCCAGCACCAGtcgtcgccgtcaccgtccCACAATGGCCCCAACCGCTGTCCCACTCCCCTTTCCAGCGGGggtggcggaggcggaggagcTGCCAGCTACGCCGGCTTCCGGGAGCACATCAAATCGAAGGCGACGCTGGCGGAGACCTTCATCAAGAATCTCaatcgcaacaacaacaacaacagcagcagcaacaacttcAATAGCAATGGCGGCAGCATCAATCTGACAGAGGCCGAGAGCAACAACTCCTTTGCCATCCTGCAGGCCAACAGCAAGAAGATGCTGGACTCGGCCCGCAAGCAGCACAAGTATCTGGCCAAGCGCAAGATCCTGATGCACTACAACACGGAGCTGGGCGCGGAGAAGCGGCTCAAGGAGATGGAACGAGAGCGGGAGCGGTATCCGAGCGCCGAGCAGCATGACGACGCGCTTAACAATAACCACAGCCACGCCCACAGCCAGCAGGAGAGCAACATCATGGAGCCCATTACGACAATTGTGCCACAGACGCCGCCACCGGCCACGCACAACAACAGCTTCAAGATTCGCCTCGTGGAGAGTCATCATCTGACCAACAGTggcggcaacaacaacaacaaaaacaataacaacaacaacaacaacaacaacaacagtagCAACAGTGGCAGCAACTGCCACAATGATGATGAAGAAGCCTTGAATCTCGTACAAATCCCGAATGCAAATGGCAGCCGGGCCCGCCCACAAACCCCAACACGCTCAacgcccacacccacacccacacgcACGCCCACATCCACGCCCACGCCGGACATACAGCTGATAAAACGCGAAGTGGAGCACGACCTGTCGGGCGAGGCCACCCAGAACAATGGCCATGACGAGGAACTGCTCTCCGGCGGCTACGACCGCAAGTacgacgacaacaacaacagtcgCGCAATGGACATGGAAACGGACTCGAACAataacaacagcagcagcggaggaggaggcgacatcggcaacaacaacaacaacaacaatggcaTAGCATTGGCTCTGGGGAAGCACAAGCTGCTCAGCGCGATCAATCGGAGCCTGGAACtggagcaacagcaacagcagcagcaacatgcAGAGGAGCAGGAAGCGGAacacaacaagaacaacagcagcaacagccacggGGAGCACGACAACGATGACAACAACAATCATAGCCAACATTTGGACCTGAGCACCATCAAGAACATAGCCACCGCCGAGATACTGTGTGGCCTCAAGAGCAAGGTCCTCAAactggaggaggagcagcgcGAGCGGGAAAGGGaacgggagcgggagcgggagagAGAGGCCTGCCGCAATCTTAACTCAGAGATCAAAAATGCCGAATGA